GGAATGGGACTTCGCCACCGGCACCGCCGGCGCGAAGTACAACTGCACCGGCGGCCCGACCAACAACTCGTTCCGCAACACCGGCCTGCCGACGCTCCCCGGGGCGAAGTCCGCGTGGATCCGGTACGCCGGCGACGCCGGTAGTCCGCCCGAGTTCGGCGGCGGCTCCGAGTCACCGATGGCCGGCCCGGTCTACCGGTACAACGCCGCCAACCCCTCCACCACGAAGTGGCCGCAGTCCTTCGACGGGCAGTTCTTCGCCGGTGAGTTCGGTCGCGGCTGGGTCAAGCCGATCCACGTGAACGCCGACGGGTCCCCGGGCACCATTGACACCTTCCCGTGGAACGGCAAGCAGGTCATGGACATGGCCTTCGGCCCGGACGGTTCGCTCTACGTGTTCGACTACGGCACCGGCTACTTCAACGGCGACGCCAACTCGGCGCTCTACCGCTACGACTACATCGGCGGCGGCAACCGCGCGCCGACCGCCGTGGCCAGCGCCGACCGGACCTCCGGCCTCGCCCCGTTGACCGTGAACTTCTCCTCGGCCGGGTCGTCGGACCCGGACGGCGGCGCGCTGACGTACGCCTGGGCCTTCGGCGACGGCACCACGTCGACCTCGGCGAACCCGAGCAAGACGTACACCACCAACGGCACGTACACCGCCACGCTGACCGTCCGCGACCCGCAGGGCGCGACCGGCACCGCCAGCGTGACGATCAGGGTCGGCAACACCGCCCCGACGGTGACCATCAACGCGCCCCACGAGGGCCGGCTCTTCTCGTACGGCGACACGGTGCCGTTCAACATCACCGTCACCGACCCGGAGGACGGGACGATCGACTGTGCCCGGGTCAAGATGACCTACGTGCTCGGCCACGACCAGCACGGCCACCCGATCACCTCGAAGAATGGCTGCTCCGGCTCGATCACCATCCCGGTCGACGGGGAACACGACGAGGCGGCCAACATCTTCGCGGTCTTCGACGCCGAGTACACCGACGCCGGCGGGCTGACCACCCACGACCAGCACATCCTCCAGCCGCGCAAGCGCCAGGCGGAGCACTTCAAGACGTCCTCCGGGGTGGCCCTCCACAGCAAGACCCCGGCCGAGGGCGGCCAGACCGTCGGCAGCATCGACAACGGCGACTGGATTGCGTTCGAGCCGTACCGGATCGACAACGTCACCTCGTTCAGCGCGCGGGTCTCCTCCGCCGGGGTCGGCGGCACCATCCAGGTGCGGATGGGCTCGCCCACCGGCACCGTGCTCGGCTCGGCCACCGTGCCGGTCACCGGCGGCTGGGAGACCTTCACCACCGTCACCGGCACCGTCTCCGGCGCGCCGGCCAGCACCGGCATGCTCTACCTGACCTTCGCCGGGGGCACCGGGGCGCTCTTCGACGTCGACGCGTTCGGCTTCACCACCAGCGCCGCGGGCACCGGGCCGATCGTCGGGTTGGGCGGTAAGTGTCTGGACGTGCGGAGTGCGGGTACCGCGGACGGTACGCAGATCCAGATCTATACCTGCAACGGTTCGGCCGCACAGACGTGGTCGGTGACGCCGAATGGTCCGGTCAAGGCTCTGGGTAAGTGTCTGGACGTCTCTGGCGGCGGTTCGGCGGACGGTACGAAGATCCAGTTGTGGACGTGTAACGGTTCGGGTGCGCAGAACTGGTCGGCGCAGGCCGACGGGACGGTGCGTAATCCGCAGTCGGGGAAGTGTCTGGACGTGTCGAACAACAGTGCCGTCGACGGGCAGGCGGTGCACCTGTGGACCTGTCACACCGGCGCGAACCAGAAGTGGGTGCTGCCGTAGTTCGCGGTTCGGGTGTTTTCGCTGATGTGTGAGCAGGGGTCCCCTGTTACCGCCTGGTGAGGAGCAGGGGACCCCTGCAACCAAAAAATCCCACCCACCCCCCGCAGGGAGAGCGACATGCGCAGACTCCTCAGATCCACGATCGGCGCGGCCACCGCGGTCCTCGCCGTCCTGGCCTGCACCACCCCCGCCACCCCGGCCAGCGCCGCCGACGCCCCGTACGACGTGCTGGTCTTCTCCCGGACCACCGGTTTCCGGCACGACTCCATCGCGGTCGGCACCCAGGCCGTCCGGGACCTCGGCGCGGCCAACAACTTCACCGTCACCGCCACCGAGGACCCCACCCGCTTCACCACCGCCAACCTCGCCCAGTACGAGGCGGTGATCTTCCTCAACACCACCGGTGACGTGCTCGACGCCGGCCAGCAGAGCGCCTTCGAGGCGTACGTCAACGGCGGCGGCGGGTTCGTCGGCATCCACTCGGCGGCCGACACCGAGTACGGCTGGCCGTTCTACGGGAACCTGGTGGGCGCCTACTTCGCCTCGCACCCGGCCATCCAGCAGGCCCACGTCCACGTGACGGACCGGGCGCACGCGGCCACCGCCCACCTGCCGCGCACCTGGACCCGCACCGACGAGTGGTACGACTACCGGGCCAACCCCCGCCCGTCCGTGCGGGTGCTGGCCGCCCTCGACGAGTCGTCGTACTCGGGTGGGCAGATGGGGGCGGACCACCCGATCGCCTGGTGCCGGACGGTCAGCGCCGGCCGGTCGTTCTACACCGGCGGTGGCCACACCCAGGCGTCGTACGCCGATCCGGCCTTCCGGGCGCACCTGCTCGGCGGCATCCGGTACGCGGCTGGCCGAACCCGGGCCGACTGCCGTGCCGAGACCGGCTACACCGCCCTCTACGACGGCTCCACCACCGGCTGGTCGCAGGCCGGACCGGGGAGCTTCAGCAACGTCGACGCCACCCTCACCTCGGCCGGCGGGATGGGCCTGTACTGGTACAGCGCGAAGCAGTTCACCAACTACTCGCTCAAGCTCGACTGGCGGATGGCCGGGGACGACAACTCCGGTGTCTTCATCGGCTTCCCGCCGTCGAGCGACCCCTGGTCGGCGGTGAACAACGGGTACGAGATCCAGATCGACCCCACCGACGCGCCCGACCGGACCACCGGCGCGGTCTACACGTTCAAGTCCGCCGACCTCGCCGCCCGTGACGCCGCGCTGAACCCGCCGGGGGAGTGGAACACGTACGAGCTGTTGGTGGAAGGGGAGCGGCTCCAGGTCTTCCTCAACGGGCGGAAGATCAACGATTTCACCAACACCGACCCGGTCCGCTCGCTCGCCGGCCACATCGGCATCCAGAATCACGGTACGGGCGACGACGTCTCGTTCCGCAACATCCGGATCAGGGAACTGGGCGGCGGCACCGGCACTGGGCCGATCGTCGGGCTGGGCGGTAAGTGTCTGGACGTGCGGAGTGCGGGTACCGCGGACGGTACGCAGATCCAGATCTACACGTGCAACGGTTCGGCGGCGCAGTCGTGGTCGGTGACGCCGAATGGTCCGGTCAAGGCTCTCGGTAAGTGTCTGGATGTGTCCGGTGGTGGTTCGGCGGACGGTACGAAGATCCAGTTGTGGACGTGTAACGGTTCGGGTGCGCAGAACTGGTCGGCGCAGGCCGATGGGACGGTGCGTAATCCGCAGTCGGGGAAGTGTCTGGACGTGTCGAACAACAGTGCCGTCGACGGGCAGGCGGTGCACCTGTGGACCTGCCACACCGGCGCGAACCAGAAGTGGACCCTGCCGTAGTCCAGGTGGGTAGCAGGGGTCCCCTGTTACCTCCTGGTGAGGAACAGGGGACCCCTGCAACCGCCCTGTGCGTGTCGCTGGGCCCGTGCGAACTGGTAATGCCCTTCCGGACCGGCTGTGGCGGTCCTAGAGTGGACGACGGCAGCCGTGACAGGCAGCCGGTGACCCGACGGGAGGCGCAACCCGTCGGGTGCCAGGTGCACCACCGTCGACGACCGGCGGGGCGGCGCCCACCGGTCCTCCCTCCGGCACGGCCCCTCGTCCCGGGGCCGGTCACCCTCGCCCCGGTCCCGCCCACGGAATCCCTGACCACCACAGGGGAGAAGAACAATGGCGCGACCGATCACGCTCTTCACCGGCCAGTGGGCCGATCTGCCGTTCGACGAGGTCTGCCGGCTCGCCGCCGAGTGGGGCTACGACGGACTGGAGATCGCCTGCTGGGGCGACCACTTCGAGGTGGACAAGGCACTGGCCGACGACTCGTACGTCGATCGCAAGCGCGAGACGCTGGCCAAGCACAACCTCCGGGTCTTCGCCATCTCCAACCACCTGGTCGGCCAGGCGGTCTGCGACCACCCGATCGACGAGCGGCACCAGGACATCCTGCCGGCCCGGATCTGGGGTGACGGCGAGCCCGAGGGGGTCCGGCAGCGGGCCGCCGAGGAGATCAAGAACACCGCCCGGGCGGCGGCGAAACTCGGCGTCCAGACCGTCGTCGGGTTCACCGGCTCGTCGATCTGGCACACCCTGGCGATGTTCCCGCCGGTGCCGCCGGCCATGATCGAGCGCGGTTACCAGGACTTCGCCGACCGGTGGAACCCGATCCTCGACGTCTTCGACGAGGTGGGGGTGCGGTTCGCCCACGAGGTTCACCCCAGCGAGATCGCGTACGACTACTGGACCACCAGGCGGACCCTGGAGGCGATCGGGCACCGCCCCGCCTTCGGCCTGAACTGGGACCCGTCCCACTTCGTCTGGCAGGACCTCGACCCGGTCAACTTCATCCTCGACTTCGCCGACCGGATCTACCACGTCGACTGCAAGGACGCGAAGGTGCGTACCGGTGACGGCCGGCGCGGCCGGCTCTCCTCCCACCTGCCCTGGGCCGATCTGCGCCGGGGCTGGGACTTCGTCTCCACCGGGCACGGCGACGTGCCCTGGGAGGACTGCTTCCGGGCGTTGAACGCGATCGGGTACGACGGCCCGATCTCGATCGAGTGGGAGGACGCCGGGATGGACCGGCTGGTCGGCGCGCCCGAGGCGCTCCAGTTCGTCCGCCGGCTCGCCTTCGACGCCCCATCCGCGGCCTTCGACGCCGCCTTCAGCAGCGGCCGCGACTGACCCGGTACGCCGCCGGGTCGTCACCTGCCGCCGTCACGCCGTCCGGTCCGTGCCGGCCGGTACGGACCGGCGGCAGGACAGCCGACGGGCCGGCCGCATCGTCGCGGCCGGCCCGTCGGATACCCGTCAGAG
The nucleotide sequence above comes from Micromonospora pallida. Encoded proteins:
- a CDS encoding PQQ-dependent sugar dehydrogenase → MSRHDGISGRRTWSVGSALLLVAAAGLVALGGPAPAQAHPVNAADFQQVTLAKGVAEVGEPMTIAVLPDRSVLHTARNGTLRRTDAAGTTSVLGTLAVYSHDEEGLQGVGVDPNFASNRHVYLYYAPPLSTPAGDAPATGTDFSAWRGVNRLSRFTLNADWTLNMSSQVTVLDVPADRGICCHVGGDIDFDAAGNLYLSTGDDTNPFDSAGYAPLDERTNRNPAYDAQRTSANTNDLRGKILRIKVNADGTYSIPAGNMFVDSDARTRPEIYAMGFRNPFRMSVDRATGIVYVGDYGPDAGSTSTRGPSGQVEFNRITGPGNYGWPYCTGTNTATETYAEWDFATGTAGAKYNCTGGPTNNSFRNTGLPTLPGAKSAWIRYAGDAGSPPEFGGGSESPMAGPVYRYNAANPSTTKWPQSFDGQFFAGEFGRGWVKPIHVNADGSPGTIDTFPWNGKQVMDMAFGPDGSLYVFDYGTGYFNGDANSALYRYDYIGGGNRAPTAVASADRTSGLAPLTVNFSSAGSSDPDGGALTYAWAFGDGTTSTSANPSKTYTTNGTYTATLTVRDPQGATGTASVTIRVGNTAPTVTINAPHEGRLFSYGDTVPFNITVTDPEDGTIDCARVKMTYVLGHDQHGHPITSKNGCSGSITIPVDGEHDEAANIFAVFDAEYTDAGGLTTHDQHILQPRKRQAEHFKTSSGVALHSKTPAEGGQTVGSIDNGDWIAFEPYRIDNVTSFSARVSSAGVGGTIQVRMGSPTGTVLGSATVPVTGGWETFTTVTGTVSGAPASTGMLYLTFAGGTGALFDVDAFGFTTSAAGTGPIVGLGGKCLDVRSAGTADGTQIQIYTCNGSAAQTWSVTPNGPVKALGKCLDVSGGGSADGTKIQLWTCNGSGAQNWSAQADGTVRNPQSGKCLDVSNNSAVDGQAVHLWTCHTGANQKWVLP
- a CDS encoding sugar phosphate isomerase/epimerase family protein, translating into MARPITLFTGQWADLPFDEVCRLAAEWGYDGLEIACWGDHFEVDKALADDSYVDRKRETLAKHNLRVFAISNHLVGQAVCDHPIDERHQDILPARIWGDGEPEGVRQRAAEEIKNTARAAAKLGVQTVVGFTGSSIWHTLAMFPPVPPAMIERGYQDFADRWNPILDVFDEVGVRFAHEVHPSEIAYDYWTTRRTLEAIGHRPAFGLNWDPSHFVWQDLDPVNFILDFADRIYHVDCKDAKVRTGDGRRGRLSSHLPWADLRRGWDFVSTGHGDVPWEDCFRALNAIGYDGPISIEWEDAGMDRLVGAPEALQFVRRLAFDAPSAAFDAAFSSGRD
- a CDS encoding ThuA domain-containing protein; protein product: MRRLLRSTIGAATAVLAVLACTTPATPASAADAPYDVLVFSRTTGFRHDSIAVGTQAVRDLGAANNFTVTATEDPTRFTTANLAQYEAVIFLNTTGDVLDAGQQSAFEAYVNGGGGFVGIHSAADTEYGWPFYGNLVGAYFASHPAIQQAHVHVTDRAHAATAHLPRTWTRTDEWYDYRANPRPSVRVLAALDESSYSGGQMGADHPIAWCRTVSAGRSFYTGGGHTQASYADPAFRAHLLGGIRYAAGRTRADCRAETGYTALYDGSTTGWSQAGPGSFSNVDATLTSAGGMGLYWYSAKQFTNYSLKLDWRMAGDDNSGVFIGFPPSSDPWSAVNNGYEIQIDPTDAPDRTTGAVYTFKSADLAARDAALNPPGEWNTYELLVEGERLQVFLNGRKINDFTNTDPVRSLAGHIGIQNHGTGDDVSFRNIRIRELGGGTGTGPIVGLGGKCLDVRSAGTADGTQIQIYTCNGSAAQSWSVTPNGPVKALGKCLDVSGGGSADGTKIQLWTCNGSGAQNWSAQADGTVRNPQSGKCLDVSNNSAVDGQAVHLWTCHTGANQKWTLP